The Actinomycetota bacterium sequence TACCGCTGCCGGGGGTGAGGTCACCGTCCGGCTCGAACACCGCCAGTAGATCCTGCAGCTGGTGCGCACGCGAGGGGTGGCGCAGCTTCGCCAAGGTCTTCTTCTCGATCTGGCGGATGCGCTCGCGTGTCAGGTCGAACAGCTCGCCGATGTCCTGCAGCGTGTGCTCCTCGCCATCCATCAACCCGTAGCGCATCAGCAGGATCGTCCGCTCACGCTCCGACAGGCCTTGGAGCACCGCGTTCACCTGCTCCCTCGCGGTCAGCTGAGCCGCCTGGCGCTCGGGGTCGTCCGCGGACGGATCGGTGAGCAGGTCGCCGAGCGTGGCGTCGCCGTCCTCTCCGACCGGCTTGTCGAGCGAGGCGATCATCTGCACCGCCTCGCGCACCTCGCGGACGCGGTCGACCGATAGGTCGGCCGCCTCCGAGACCTCGATCTCGGTCGGCTCGCGCCCGAGCATCTGGCGCAGCTCGACCTCGGCGGCACGGATCTTGTTGCGCAGCTCCCATACGTGAACGGGGACGCGGATGGTGCGGCCGCGGTTGGCGACACCGCGCTGCAGCGCCTGGCGGATCCACCAGACGGCGTAGGTGGAGAACTTGTACCCCTTGGTGTGGTCGAACTTCTCCACGCCGCGGATGAGTCCGAGGTTGCCGTCCTGGATGAGGCTGAGCAGGTCGACGCCGCGTCCGCGGAACTTCTTGGCGCTCGCGACGACCAACCGCAGGTTGGTGCGGACCATCTTGTCCTTGGCGCGCTCCCCGTCCTGCACGATGCGGGTCAGCAGCGCCTTCTGCTTGGGGGGGAACTTCAGGTCCTCGTCCTCGAGCATGTCCTTCGCTGCCAGACCCGCCTGGTAGCGCTTCGCCAGGTCCTGCTCGTCCTCCGCCGTCAGCAGCTCGTGGCGACCTGCCTCGTTGAGGTACTGGCGCACCGAGTCGGTCGAGAGCGTCAGCGGCTGTGCCTCGGGGCGCTCGATCTCGTCCTCAGCGACCGTGAGGTCGTCGACGACCTCGGCACCGAGGTCGCGAGCCCGCTGGGCGAGCTCCTCAGCCCACTCGTCGCCGTGGTTCAGCGGATCGTGCAGCTCGTGGATCTCGGACAGGAGCACGTAGCCCCGTTGCGTCGCGCGATCGAGGAGCTCGGT is a genomic window containing:
- a CDS encoding sigma-70 family RNA polymerase sigma factor, whose translation is MDTTAINSDAVIDDPVVTELLDRATQRGYVLLSEIHELHDPLNHGDEWAEELAQRARDLGAEVVDDLTVAEDEIERPEAQPLTLSTDSVRQYLNEAGRHELLTAEDEQDLAKRYQAGLAAKDMLEDEDLKFPPKQKALLTRIVQDGERAKDKMVRTNLRLVVASAKKFRGRGVDLLSLIQDGNLGLIRGVEKFDHTKGYKFSTYAVWWIRQALQRGVANRGRTIRVPVHVWELRNKIRAAEVELRQMLGREPTEIEVSEAADLSVDRVREVREAVQMIASLDKPVGEDGDATLGDLLTDPSADDPERQAAQLTAREQVNAVLQGLSERERTILLMRYGLMDGEEHTLQDIGELFDLTRERIRQIEKKTLAKLRHPSRAHQLQDLLAVFEPDGDLTPGSGIGRQPSSA